In Symmachiella dynata, the following are encoded in one genomic region:
- the csrA gene encoding carbon storage regulator CsrA, with protein sequence MLVLSRQRDESIIIGDNIVLTVVDIRGDKVRLGIDAPKEIPVHRQEVYEAIQRENRRAAEQSSDDGEAAAKPAPSKK encoded by the coding sequence ATGCTTGTTTTGTCGAGACAACGCGACGAGAGCATCATCATCGGTGACAACATTGTGTTGACAGTCGTCGATATTCGCGGCGACAAAGTCCGTTTAGGCATTGATGCCCCCAAGGAAATCCCGGTTCATCGCCAGGAAGTCTACGAGGCCATCCAGCGCGAAAATCGCCGAGCTGCCGAACAGAGTTCCGATGATGGCGAAGCCGCGGCAAAGCCCGCGCCTTCAAAGAAGTAA